One Oscillospiraceae bacterium DNA segment encodes these proteins:
- a CDS encoding DUF1700 domain-containing protein — MTKQEYLAALEKALKSINTNEAADILNEYEEHFNLKIADGYSEAETADRLGTPEELAVQFKEITPRVYGRVGTKIVLGIGFFFLNSMLAIPLIASLYAMIISLGATAIAVGAGGLFMVAGLGRPGSLLSDYVDTLYMPYLSSLLLGFALLALAALAVIGTIYCLRYANHLVKNYIGWHKTAWTGRKKPPASLHPVIAPKRRRLMRTIALISLIAFAVTFIAGTVSLVIAAGEIEFWHAWQWFE, encoded by the coding sequence ATGACTAAGCAAGAATATCTCGCCGCGCTGGAAAAAGCGCTGAAATCGATTAACACAAATGAGGCCGCCGACATTTTAAATGAGTATGAAGAGCATTTTAATCTGAAAATCGCTGATGGATATAGCGAAGCAGAAACGGCTGATCGTTTGGGTACGCCGGAAGAACTGGCGGTGCAATTTAAGGAAATCACGCCGCGTGTGTACGGTCGAGTGGGCACGAAGATTGTGTTGGGGATAGGATTTTTCTTTTTAAACAGCATGTTGGCTATTCCGCTTATTGCATCGCTATACGCGATGATTATCTCTTTGGGCGCGACAGCTATTGCTGTAGGTGCAGGTGGATTGTTTATGGTGGCGGGACTGGGTCGTCCCGGCTCGTTGTTGAGTGACTATGTCGATACACTCTATATGCCGTATCTATCTTCGCTGTTATTAGGGTTTGCGCTGTTGGCATTGGCAGCGTTAGCGGTCATTGGAACGATTTACTGTCTGCGATATGCCAACCACCTTGTCAAGAATTATATTGGTTGGCACAAAACAGCTTGGACAGGGCGCAAAAAGCCGCCGGCATCGCTGCATCCCGTGATTGCGCCGAAAAGACGTCGATTGATGCGCACGATTGCGCTTATTTCGTTAATTGCGTTTGCCGTAACTTTTATTGCAGGGACTGTGTCACTTGTGATTGCTGCCGGTGAGATCGAATTTTGGCATGCCTGGCAATGGTTTGAATAA